Genomic window (Candidatus Nitrosocosmicus franklandus):
TTGTTAACGGCTGCAACCGTAATTACTTGCTTATGTCCGTTTGCACCCCAAATACTTTTTCCTTGACCAGTATCGGATCCACATCTGTTATCTGCACATGGATTGCCCCCACAATTTCCAGCAGCAAAAAGAACGATTATCCCTTCATTAATAGCTTCTATCACTTTCCTAGTTAGAAAGTGATCGGGGTTTGTAGTATAGTTTGGATCCCATTCTTTCTGGTAATAGCCCCAGCTATTAGTAATGATGTGCGGAGTACCATCTAACTTATGTCTATTTATAGCCCAGTCGAAATTTTTATATGCACTTGACAATGTGTCCCCAGTTATCCTAAGGTCATAAAGCTTTGCATCAGGAGCAATTCCCAGAACATCCGTTGCGCACATATTCCCGTGCCAGTCCCAATCTACACCAGTGGTACCCCAATCAGACGTCGATCCATCGATTACATTCGGTATGAGCTTTCCTGGCCAATTTGTATCGTTTGTATCCTTAGATTTTATAGGTCTACCCACTGCTGTAATTCCCCCATCCTGAACGGCAACGACAATATTTTGTCCCTTAATTCCATCTGCATGAATTTCATGTACCCCAAGATACTTTGCCACATCGTGAATAGTTCCCTTTGGAGTGCCTGGATCACAATCACATGGAGGTATAGGACATAACCCCCTGTCGACTGAACTTATCTGAATGAAATCGTCATCTTTATTTTCAAAGGGTCTGATTCCAGCGGTGTCCTCCCAAACCTTGACCACATTGGGTTGAGCTTCGAGATTCTTTATCTTATTTCTATCAATCCTTCCCCTAACAATTACAACATCCATTCCCCTGGAATCTAGGCTACGGGCCATATCCGGGGTCGAAGTTACAGGAATAGCTCCATATTCAGTATCTAATTCAAATCCATGTTGCATTAGATCTCTTGTCAATGTCAGATCACGCGAGTCAGTATTTTTCGGTTTAGTATATTCTACAACTACCTGGACACGATTTTTTTCATCTATTACCAGTTTCTTTTTATCAGAGTTATCTGGATTATCCATAATATGATTCTTAGTGTAGAACTATTTTAAAAAGATATACGATTTTGTGTAC
Coding sequences:
- a CDS encoding S8 family serine peptidase, with translation MDNPDNSDKKKLVIDEKNRVQVVVEYTKPKNTDSRDLTLTRDLMQHGFELDTEYGAIPVTSTPDMARSLDSRGMDVVIVRGRIDRNKIKNLEAQPNVVKVWEDTAGIRPFENKDDDFIQISSVDRGLCPIPPCDCDPGTPKGTIHDVAKYLGVHEIHADGIKGQNIVVAVQDGGITAVGRPIKSKDTNDTNWPGKLIPNVIDGSTSDWGTTGVDWDWHGNMCATDVLGIAPDAKLYDLRITGDTLSSAYKNFDWAINRHKLDGTPHIITNSWGYYQKEWDPNYTTNPDHFLTRKVIEAINEGIIVLFAAGNCGGNPCADNRCGSDTGQGKSIWGANGHKQVITVAAVNKNEQYVGYSSCGPAALDPNKPDFASITHFTGFFDSDSGTSAATPIAAGVIALLKQKSPSVNQGEVKNVLMTTAKNKGGSDLKIFLGAGIIQAKAAYDKISKKTVVLTPLPPDELRNRSNGGSGPLVLNDPRSMLVKNLQTILKKLGYDLGNFGPNHDGIDGKFGNKTHAAVVEFQKTHKDINGNKLQTDGKVGKLTAEALNNSVGI